The DNA window GAGAGAGTCGTCGGCGTCAGCGCTCTCCATGACCGCGGCGTTGACGAGCTTCTGGATCAGGTCGTGCAGACCTTGGGTGATAAAGAGGATACGCAGCGCCCGGAGGAAGGCGTCGTCAGCGTGGCGCTCGTCGGCCGCCCCAACGTGGGCAAGTCGAGCATTCTCAACGCGCTGACGGGCAGCCAGCGTTCCCTGGTCAGCGACATCCCGGGAACGACCCGCGATTCGATCGACGCCGTGATCGAGTATAAGGGCGAACGGTTCCGCATCGTCGATACGGCCGGGCTGCGCCGCAAAAGCCGGGTTAAGGACGATATCGAGTTCTATTCCACAGTGCGGACCATGGATGCGGTCGATCAGTGCGACGTGGCCATCTTCGTGATGGACGCGCGGGAATTGGCGACGGAACAGGATCAGCGTCTGGTGGGGGAGATCCTCGCCCGCGGCAAGGGCGTCGTCCTCGTGGTCAACAAATGGGATCTGCTGCCCAACACGCCGGAGACCGGCGACGAAGTGAACAGGAAGCTCCGCGAGGAGTTCCGCTTCGTCAGCCATGCGCCGGTGCTTTTCACTTCGGCAGTTTCCGGCCGCCGCCTGCATCGGCTGCTTGATCTGGTCAGCCAGGTGCGCAAGCGCCGCCAGTCCAGATTCAGCACGACAATATTGAACCGCATCATCCGCGACATGCTGGCTTTTGACCGTCTGCCGACAGACGGCACGGGACGCCGGCTGCGGATCTATTACTGCACGCAGAGCGCCGCGGTGCCGCCGACATTCGTCTTCTTCGTCAACGATCCTTCAATCGTGACGAAGAACTTTGAAAACCACCTGTCAAGAAAAATTCGCGAAGCGGGAGATTTTGATGGCGTTCCGCTGCGCCTTTTTTGGCGTTCCAGCCATGGAAATAACGAAAAGGCTTGACCTTTCAGTGACATTGCGTTTAGAATAAGGGCGCCTCATTATGAGGTGCCCTTTTCATGCAGGCTTTTCGTATCGATAATTTAAGGAGGCAGAGAAAAATGACAAAGAACGATCTGATCAATGAAGTTGCTGCAAATGCCGGTATGAGCAAGAAGGCTGCGGGCGAAGCGATTTCGGCTACTTTTGCTGCGATCGAGAAGGCCCTTGCCAAGGGAGACAGGGTTCAGCTGGTTGGTTTTGGCACATTTGAAGTCCGCAGACGTGCCGCCCGCGTGGGGCGTAATCCTCAGGACCCCAAGAAGACGATCCAGATTCCCGCCAAGAAAGTTCCTGTTTTCCGTGCCGGCAAGGGACTCAAGGAGCAGGTCAACTAGTTTTTCGCAATTCCGGAAACGGCGTGCATGAGTTCTTTAAAGAAAGGCGCTCAGTAAAAACTGAGCGCCTTTCTGCGTGAGCGTCCGGCGTTTGGGCCGCGTGCGGAGCATGGCGGATTTTTTCTTTCTTGCATTGCATTAAATTTGAAATACCTGTTATTTTCAATTGCATTGTGTATTTATTATCTTAATATTTGACGAAAAGTCTTGGATAAACCGGCGTAAGGTCTCGACTCCGGAAGGGGACGTAACTTGAGTATCTTCCCATGCTACATTATTATAAATCTTAGCAGTAAATTCAATGTTTAGTTTTCGTTTTTTTACAACGGACTCGTGATTGACGGTATTCTTTTCCTCGTGTAAGCTTTTTCTATGCAAGTAAGAAAAGCTGAATTTCTTCTTGCTAAAATTTATGTATGCGGAGGGGATAAGTAATGAAAAAGTTTGTTGTTGGTCTGCTGACCGCGGCGTTGTTTGCGGGAGCTGTTTCTGCGATGGCGGCGGAACCCGCGAAGTTCCATATCGGCGTGTGCACGGGCACGGTTTCTCAGTCCGAGGACGATCTTCGCGGCGCGGAAGAGCTGATCAAACGCTATGGCGATGTCGCCAACGGCGGCATGATCAAGCACATCACCTACCCCGACAACTTCATGACCGAGCAGGAAACGACGATCTCCCAGATCGCTTCGTTTGCCGACGATCCGCTGATGAAGGCCGTCATCGTCAACCAGGCTATCCCGGGGACGACCGAGGCCTTCCGCCGCATTCGCGAAGCCCGGCCCGACATCCTGCTGTTTGCCGGCGAGAACCATGAGGACCCCGGCGTTATCGCGCCTTCGGGGGATCTTATCATTCACTCCGACAGCATTGCCCGCGGCTATCTGATCATCCTCGCCGCTCACAAGCTGGGCTGCACCGATTTCGTCCATATTTCCTTCCCCCGTCACATGAGCTATGAGCTCATGTCTCGCCGCGCCAAGATCATGGAAGCCACGTGCAACGATCTGGGCATGAAATATCACTTCGAGAGCGCTCCCGATCCCACCAGCGACGTCGGCGTGGCCGGCGCGCAGCAGTTCATCCTTGAGCACGTTCCTCAG is part of the Pyramidobacter porci genome and encodes:
- a CDS encoding DUF3798 domain-containing protein, whose product is MKKFVVGLLTAALFAGAVSAMAAEPAKFHIGVCTGTVSQSEDDLRGAEELIKRYGDVANGGMIKHITYPDNFMTEQETTISQIASFADDPLMKAVIVNQAIPGTTEAFRRIREARPDILLFAGENHEDPGVIAPSGDLIIHSDSIARGYLIILAAHKLGCTDFVHISFPRHMSYELMSRRAKIMEATCNDLGMKYHFESAPDPTSDVGVAGAQQFILEHVPQWLDKYGPNTAFFCTNDAETEPLLKRIAESKGFFIEADLPSPLMGYPGALGVELSDVAGDFPAILKRVEDAVVAKGGAGRMGTWAYSYGFTTTFALGEYAKSCIEKDVSPKNFRRNFKREDLLAAYNGATPGAKWNGTVYMDANTGLELKNNILVYQDTYIFGKGYLNMTDEVVPEKYLQLK
- a CDS encoding HU family DNA-binding protein, whose amino-acid sequence is MQAFRIDNLRRQRKMTKNDLINEVAANAGMSKKAAGEAISATFAAIEKALAKGDRVQLVGFGTFEVRRRAARVGRNPQDPKKTIQIPAKKVPVFRAGKGLKEQVN
- the der gene encoding ribosome biogenesis GTPase Der, which codes for MAIVSIVGRPNVGKSSLFNRIIGERRAIVDDMPGVTRDRLYGCVQWKDKSFYVVDTGGLLLKDKDPIMEGMKDQIFQAIEESDVVIFLVDGSQGVTWMDEDVAQVLRSHSSMVVLAVNKIDDFSHEDDVVEAYSLGFERVVGVSALHDRGVDELLDQVVQTLGDKEDTQRPEEGVVSVALVGRPNVGKSSILNALTGSQRSLVSDIPGTTRDSIDAVIEYKGERFRIVDTAGLRRKSRVKDDIEFYSTVRTMDAVDQCDVAIFVMDARELATEQDQRLVGEILARGKGVVLVVNKWDLLPNTPETGDEVNRKLREEFRFVSHAPVLFTSAVSGRRLHRLLDLVSQVRKRRQSRFSTTILNRIIRDMLAFDRLPTDGTGRRLRIYYCTQSAAVPPTFVFFVNDPSIVTKNFENHLSRKIREAGDFDGVPLRLFWRSSHGNNEKA